A genome region from Triplophysa rosa linkage group LG24, Trosa_1v2, whole genome shotgun sequence includes the following:
- the LOC130547487 gene encoding ribosomal RNA processing protein 1 homolog A-like — translation MCFTHCLVSLAVVVVLCAGGFSEVELLKIWKGLFYCQWMQDMPVLQEELSTKISALLHSFRTVDSQLLYFKTFLQTMKREWNGIDRLRMDKFFQLVRFVFREMFKMLRRQDWKSSLVNEFLELISEELLQSSSSAPPGLVLHILDLYMTELAVVGSDMLTAQQNLTLIEPFCKTLAKTKDRVLLKAIGSNIFNTIVDQVPYAIEDLLREIQESGSERDRMNRVDEDDDDQEEDSGVVQDDLSDMKDVKGHGECGPVLQFDYGAVADRLFQLASLTYIPSFNRSKIYKFVKIFRDLAEGVFPQDEMEE, via the exons ATGTGTTTTACACATTGTCTTGTGTCATTAGCTGTTGTTGTGGTGTTGTGTGCAGGTGGATTCAGTGAAGTCGAGCTGTTAAAGATCTGGAAAGGACTCTTTTACTGTCAATGGATGCAAGACATGCCTGTGCTGCag GAGGAACTGTCGACAAAAATATCAGCACTGCTCCACAGCTTCAGGACCGTTGACAGCC AGCTgctgtattttaaaacatttcttcagACTATGAAGAGAGAGTGGAACGGCATCGACAGACTGAGAATGGATAAATTCTTCCAG CTGGTGCGTTTTGTCTTTCGGGAGATGTTTAAAATGCTCAGACGACAGGACTGGAAGTCCAG TCTGGTGAATGAGTTTCTAGAGCTGATCTCAGAAGAGCTCCTGCAGAGCTCCAGTTCAGCTCCGCCTGGACTCGTTCTTCACATTCTGGATCTTTATATGACTGAACTGGCTGTCGTCGGTTCAGATATG CTCACGGCCCAACAGAACCTAACCCTCATTGAACCCTTCTGCAAGACTTTGGCCAAAACCAAAGA tcgggtgctgTTGAAGGCCATTGGAAGTAACATCTTCAACACCATCGTGGATCAGGTTCCTTATGCCATCGAGGATCTGCTGCGAGAGATTCAGGAGTCTGGTTCTGAGCGTGATCGCATGAATCGtgtagatgaagatgatgacg ATCAGGAGGAAGACAGTGGGGTTGTGCAGGATGATCTTTCTGACATGAAGGATGTTAAAGGTCACGGTGAATGTGGACCCGTTCTTCAG TTTGACTACGGTGCCGTAGCCGACAGACTCTTTCAGTTGGCCAGTCTCACATACATCCCCAGCTTCAACCGCTCCAAAATATACaagtttgtgaaaat ATTTCGAGACTTGGCTGAAG GTGTCTTCCCTCAGGATGAGATGGAGGAG